The following DNA comes from Myxococcota bacterium.
CTCGATCGCCGCGCACGACGACATGGTCGCGATGAACGGCGCGCTCATGGTCGATCTCACCGGCCAGATCGGCGTGTACGCCTTCGGCCCGCAGGTGTACACGGGGCTCGGCGGTCACCTGGGCTTCGCCCTGGGCGCCTATCTCGCCAAGCGGGGCCGCTACGTGACCGTGCTGCCCTCGACCGCGCGCAACGGCAGCGTGTCGACGATCGTGCCCGGCTTCGAGGCGGGTCAGATCGTCTCGATCCCGCGCGAGATCGCCGACACGATCGTGACGGACCACGGCGTGGCGCGCCTGCTCGGCAAGTCGGTGCGCGAGCGCGCGCTGGCGATGGCCGAGGTCGCGGCGCCGGAGTTCCGCGACCGGCTGCGCTTCGAGGCGAAGCGGCTCTACTGGCCCTAGGCGTTCTGGTCCAGATACTCGCTCAAGCCGTAGCCCACGCGCTTGCCGTCGAGCGTGTACTCGGTCATGCCCTCGCCGATGTGCGTGTTCTGGCCGGCGCGGCGGTTGCGCAGCGGGATGAAGCCGCGCACGCGACCCTCGATCGTGTGCTTGGCGCCGTCCGACAGCGTCAGCTTGGCGCGCAGCCCGGAGTGATAGCGCGTGCCCTGCTCGTAGTCGGTGTCCAGCTCCACGTTGGTGATGCGCAGCAGCTCCTCGCCCTTGTGGAATACGCCGCCCACGCGGTCGCCGACGATCGAGATCACCATGCCCATGTCGTCGCCGAAGTTGCCGGTGATCCAGCGGTAGGACGGCGTCGACTGCCAGTATCTCGGGCCCCAGGAGTGGTCGCGCAGGCCGTGGCCTCGGATCTCGACCGGAGGCTCGCCCTCGGCCGCGATCGTGCCCGACACCTTCATGTGTTGCTCGAAGTGTGCGCGCGCGAACTCGTTGCCGTCGCCGGGCTTCCCCACGTGACCGTAGAGCGGCCCCACGGCCTCGTGCACCAGGTCGAGCGACAGCCGCCGGTGCGGGTTCTCCTTGAACGCCTTGCCCGGGTCCTGCATGGCGCGCGGGTCGGCGAGATACACCACCGAGCCGTCGTACTTCGTGCGCAGCTTCTCGGCCGGCACCAACACCTCGACCGACAGACCGCCCGCGTTCCAGCCGTCGTTCGTGCTGATCGGCGGGCGCTTGTAGTTGAACAAGGCCGAGCCGTCGGCGTTGTAGACGATGACGGTCAGCTCCGCGTAGCCCTCGTTGGCACGGTTGCCGATGCGCAGGAAGCCGCCGCGCCCCTGCTCGCGGTCGAAGAAGTTGAAATACACCGACTCGTTGAAGTTCTGCTCGGGGCCGAGCGGGTGGGTGTAGTCGTCTTCGGGACGGACGTTGCCGACGATCTTTGCCATGCGCGCCATCCTAGCCTAAAGGGCGCCGCGCTCGTCTCCGATCGGGGTCGTGGAACACCCCGTGGCCCCCAAAGCCAAGTACCCACGGTTCCGCCGCATCGACGGCAGCCACCCCTGGAAGCGCCGGGTCTCCGGCGGCTTCGTGGACTACAGCGCGCGCCGCAGGCGCGACGGCCAGGTCGCCTTCTTCAACTTCGCGCTGGCGAAGGAGATGGGGCTGGTGCCGCAGTCACACCCCGAGCGGCTCAACCCGGAGCTGTCGCGCGCGATCCTGCGCACCTTCGGGCTGCAGATCCTGAACGAGTGGGACTATCTGCACCGCACGCGCGTGCCCAGCCGCGACCGCCTGCCGCACACCTACATGGCCACGCGCTATCTGCAGCTCCAGCATCCGGGCCGGCGCGGCACGACCTCGGGCGACGGGCGCAGCGTGTGGAACGGCACCATCACGCACGCCGGAGTCACCTGGGACGTGTCGAGCTGCGGCGTGGGAGTCACTCGGCTGTGCCCGGCGACCGCGCACGAGGGCCGCTTCTTCCGCACCGGCACGCGCACCGCGAGCTACGGCTGCGGCACGGCGGCGCTGGGCGAGGGCATCTCGGCGGCGCTGCTCTCCGAGACCTTCCACCGCAACGGCATCCCGACCGAGCGCGTGCTGGCGGTGATCGCGCTGCGCAACGGCTACGCGATCAACGTGCGCGCGGGCAGGAACCTCTTGCGCCCCTCTCACTTCTTCGCGCCGCTGAAGCAAGGCGATCTCACGCGCCTGCGCGCGGCGATCGACCTGTTCGCCGAGCGCCAGATCGCCAACGGTGACTGGCCGCGCGTCGCGCCCGGTGCGGCGCGCCACCGCTTCCTGGCCGACGAGTGCGCGCGCGTGTTCGCGCGCGCCGCCGCCACGTTCGAGAGCGAGTACGTGTTCTGCTGGCTCGACTGGGACGGCGACAACGTGCTCGCCGACGGCGGCATCGTCGACTACGGCTCGGTGAGACAGTTCGGGCTCTACCATCGCGAGTACCGCTTCGACGACGCCGAGCGCTGGTCCACGACCATCCCCGAGCAGCGCGTGAAGGCGCGCTACATCGCGCAGTGCTTCGCGCAGATCCGTGCCTGTCTGCTCGAGGGCAGGAAGCGCCCGCTGGAAGAGTTCGCGCACGACCCGTGCCTGCGCATCTTCGACCGCGAGTTCGCGCTCACCAAGGAGCGGTTGCTGGTGCGCAAGCTCGGCTTGCGGACGCGCACCGCCGCCCACCTGCTGCGCACGCGGCGGCGCGAGCTCGAGCGCTTCCGGCGCGCGTTCTCCTACTTCGAGCGCGCGCGCTCGGCGCGCGGCCCGTGCAAGGTCCCGGACGGGCTGACCTGGAACGCGGTCTTCAGCATGCGCGACTTACTGCGCGAGCTGCCGCTGCGCTTCGCCGCGTCGCCCGCGCCGCTCGCCGGGCGTGAGCTCTTGCGGCTCGGTCTCTCGAGCTACGCCGCGCGCGCCGACCGCGCCGCCACGCCCACGCGCCTGCGCATGGCCAGCCGCCTGCAGCGCTCGTATCTGCGGCTGATGCGCGCGGCCGCGGCGTTCGAGCGCCGCGCGCTCGCCGAGCTTTTGCGCGAGGTCGCGCGCCGCTCGGCGGTGATCAACCGGCGCGACCGCATCACGGGCGACGGGGTCGACTACGCCACGGACCGTTTGATCCGCTACCGCCGGCGACTCTCGAGCGGAAAGCTGCACCGCGTGATCGCCGCGTTCGTCGACCACCAGGACCTGAACCCGCGCGAGCCCGACGCCGAGCGCGAGCCCGCCGAGCGTCCGCCTGCGCACGACGTGCGCCGCGTGCTCGACCGACTGATCGAAGCCGTCGCAGAAATGCGTCACGGGCTGTAAGACACGACAGCGGAGCGCGTGGGCACCCTACCCACGCGCTGCATTAGTGCAGTCCGCCTGCGGCAGCGCGCGGACGGAAGCGATCGGATATCATCCTCGCACGATCCCCCCGCGAGGAGCCGAGACTTGATCGATCTTGTCAATGTATCTCGTCTTTACACGCGCGGTGCCGACGAGATCCACGCGCTCGAGCGAGTGAGTCTGCACGTGGCCAAGCAGCGCTTCGTCGCGCTCATGGGCCCGTCGGGCTCGGGCAAGTCGACCTTGCTCAACGTGCTGGCGGGTCTCGACCGGCCGAACTCCGGCGAGGTCACGGTGGCCGGCAAGCGGCTGAACGAGATGTCGGAGGACGAGCTCGCCGAGTTCCGCGCCCACACCGTGGGCTTCGTGTTCCAGTTCTTCAATCTGATCCCGGTGCTCAACGCGGTCGAGAACGTGGAGCTGCCGCTCCTGCTCACCCACCTGTCGAAGGCCGAGCGCCGACAGCGCGCCGAGACGGCGCTGCGCGTGGTCGGCCTGGCCGATCGCGCCGACCACCTGCCCCGCCAGCTCTCGGGCGGCGAGCAGCAGCGCGTGGCGATCGCCCGCTCGATCGTGACCGACGCCGAGCTGATCGTGGCCGACGAGCCCACCGGCGACCTCGACGCGAAGAACGCCGAGGAGATCCTGTCGCTGCTGCAGACCCTGCGGCGCGACTTCGGGAAGACGGTCGTGATCGTCACGCACGACCCGCGCGCCGAGAAATGGGTCGACGAAGTGATCCACCTCGACAAGGGCGTGTTGCTCGAGAAGCGGCCCGGCGGGGCCGCGCGGGGGGCCGCGGGATGAAGTATCTCCCGCTCGTGCTCCGCAACCTGGGCCGCAACAAGCTGCGCTCGATCCTCACGGGCGCCACCATCGCCCTGGCCATCGCGCTGGTGTGCGCGCTGCGCACCATGCCGGCCGGGCTCGACGGCGTGGTGAACTCGATCGCCGCCAACACGCGCATCTCGACTCACAACCAGGCCGGCATCGTCTACTCCCTGCCCTACGCCTATCTCAACAAGGTGCGCGGCATTCCCGGCGTGGTCGCCGCGCTCAGCTGGCAGTGGTTCGGCGGCGCGATCGATCCCACCAAGGGCGTCTCGTTTCCGAACTTCGCCGTCGACCCGGAGGCGTTCGGCCAGGTCTACGCCGATTGGAAGGTGGACCCGAAGGCGCTCGACGACTTCCGCAAGTACCGTGACTCCGCGCTGGTGGGCCGGCGCGTGCTCAACGAGCAGAAGTGGAAGGTCGGCGACGTGGTCACGCTGCAGAGCACCGTGTTCCCGGTGAATCTCTCCTTCCGCATCGTGGGCGAGATCCCCGTGGACTCCTCGAACAGCTTCTATTTCCAGCGCGAATATCTCGTGCAGGCGCTGGCCGCGGTCGGCGGCAACGGCGACCAGACCGGCATGATCTGGACCCGGGTCGACGATCCCGAGCGCGTGAACGGCGTCATGCGCGAGATCGACGAGATGTTCAAGAACAGCGACGCCGAGACCGCGTCCGAGACGGAAAAGGACTTCATCCGCGGCTTCTTCGGCAGCCTGAAGCAGCTGATCTACGTGATCGAGATCGTGACCGGCGTGGTCACTCTGTGCATCGTGTTCGTGGCCGCGAACACCGCGAGCATGTCGGTGCGCGAGCGCATCGGCGAGATCGCAGTGCTGAAGGCGATCGGCTTCCGCAAGCGCACCGTGTTCTCGACGCTCCTCGCCGAGGCGGTGATGCTGTCGACCGCGGCGGGCGCGGTGGGCGCGCTGTCGTCGCTGGGACTCACCCTGTTCCTGCGCAAGATGACCTCGACCGGCGGCGGGACGGGACCGCAGCTCGGGCCGCTCACAGGCTTCGTGATCACCGACGCGATTCTGATCCAGTCACTGTTCGTCGCGTTCTTCATTGGCATCATCTCCGGCTGGCTGCCCGCGCTGGGCGCATCGCGGCGCAGCGTGGCGGCCACCCTGCGCGAGGTGTTCTGAGTGGCGCTGCCGCTGTCGTACAGCTGGCGCAGCATGCTGGCGCGCGGCACGCGCACGGCGTTCACGGTGGCGGTGATCGCCCTGGTCGTGGTGGCCATCACGCTCCTATGGAGCCTGGTCGGCAGCTTGAAGCGCAGCATGGTGGCGTCGGGCTCGCCCGACAACCTGATCGTGATGCGCAAGGGCGCGAACAACGACGGCTCGAGTCAGCTGGCGCTCGAGGCCGTGCAGGCCGTCCGACTCTTCGACGGCGTGGCGAAAGACTCGGAGGGCAACCCGCTGGCTTCGCCCGAGCTCGTGGTGCAGCCGTTCTTCAAGACGCTCGACGGCGTGCGCGAGAACGTGCTGGTGCGCGGCGTCGAGCCGGTCGCGCTGCAGGTGCACGACGAGGTGCACATCAAGGAAGGCCGCATGTTCCACCCGTCGAGCAGCGAAGCGGTGGTCGGCCGCAGCGTGGCGGGGCGCTACCAGGGCGCGCAGATCGGCTCCGATCTCCACTTCGGCCACGGCGTGTGGAAGGTCGTGGGCGTGCTCGAGTCGGGCGGGTCGTCGTTCGAGAGCGAGGTGTGGGTCGACGCGCGCGAGCTCGCCAACGACGCGAAGCGCACGCTGCCCTACTCCGGGCTGCGCGTCCGGGTCGCGCCGGGCGCCGACATGGACGCGCTGGCGCGGCGCATTGCCGATGACTCGCGCTGGGCGCTCTCGGCCTCGCGCGAGACCGACTACTACCAGGAGCTCGCCAGCACCGGCAACACGCTCCTGATCGTGGTGGTGGCAGTGGCGGTGTTCGCGGGCATCGGCGCGATCTTTGGCGCGGCGAACACGCTGTATGCCGCGGTGCAGTCACGCACCTCCGAGATCGGCACCTTGCGGGCGCTGGGCTTCTCGCGCGGCGCAATCCTCACGGCGTTCCTCGCCGAGTCAGTGATGACTGCCATGGCCGGCTTCGCGATCGGCGGAGCCGTGTCCGCGGTCGGGGGGTACCTGATCTCGCACGCGCTCGGCGGAATCGGCATGAACTCGAAGACCTTCAGCACCAGCGTGGTCGAGCTGACCGTCGCGCCGCAGGACCTGGTGTTCCCCTTCGTGCTGTCGATCTTGATCGGTCTGATCGGCGGCTTCTTCCCGGCCTGGGCCGCGGCCCGGCTGCGGCCGGTCGAGGCCCTCCGGAAAGCGTAGAATTCGCGAATCACATGGCGGCCGAAGCCCCACGCAACCTGCGCGACGACCTCCAGGCCCTGCGTATCGACCGCGGCAGCTCCACGGCGCGCAAGCCGCCCCAGCGCGTGCCCACGCGCTGGATCGCGATCGGCGCCGCCGTGGTCGCGGTGCTCGTGGGCGTCGTGGTGTGGCTGTCTCTCGGCGGCCCGAGGATCGTGCAGGTCGCCTACGCCTCGCGCATCGAGCCCGGCGGCTCGGCGCCGTCGGTCGCCGTGCTCTCCGGCTCCGGCTACGTGGTGACTGCGGACAAGTACATCTCGATCGGCGTGCGCATTCCCGGCCGGATCGAGAAGTTCTTCGTCGACGAGTCCGACCACGTGAAGCTGGGACAGCCCCTCGTACAGCTCGACGACCGCGACTACCGCGCCGCGCTCGAGAGTCAGAAGGCCAGACTGGCAGTGACTCGCGCGAACGAGGACCTGCACAAGATCCAGGCCGAGCGCCAGCGCAAGCTGCGCGCGCAGAACTACGCCTCGCAGAACGAGCTCGACACCGCCGAGACCCAGCTGCGCGTGGACCGGGCCCAGATCGCTCAGCTCGAGGCCGAGATCGCGCAGTCCGAGGTGAACCTCGACTACACCGTGCTGCGCGCGCCGGCCGACGGCGTGATCCTCGCCAAGCTGAAGGAGGTCGGCGAGATGGCCGTGCCCGGCGGCTTCGCCGGCTCGGGCGACCTGATCCGCATGGCGAACCTCTCCGACCTGCGCGCCGAGGTCGACGTCGCCGAGGCCGACCTCAACCGCGTGCACCTGGGCCAGAAGGCGTTCGTGACGCCCGACGCCTACCCCGACAAGCGCTACGAGGCCAAGGTCGTGAAGATGTACCCGCAGGTGAACCGCTCGAAGGGCACGCTCAAGATCGAGGTCGGCATCCAGAACCCCGACGACTATCTGCTGCCCGACATGAGCGTCCGGCTGAACTTCCTGGCCGGCGAGCAGCCCGCGGCCGAGAACGGCCCCCCGCTCGTGCTCGTCCCGAAGAGCGCCGTGCGAAGTGACTCGAACGGCAGCTTCGCGTGGGTCGTGACCAACGGCAAGCTGCGCCGGCAAGCGCTGCGCGCCGGCGCGGAGCGCGGCGACCAGGTCGCGATCGAGAGCGGCCTCGAAGGCGGCGAAGCGCTGGTGATCGGCGACGCCGCGGGCCTGTCCGAAGGCAAGAGCGTCAAGATCGGCGCGAACTGAACGTGCGTCGTGAGGCGCGAGCGATCGCCCCGCTCGCGCTGCTCCTGCTCCTGAGCTCCTGTCTCGGCCGGTGTGTGCTGACCCCGGACGAGGAGAAGGCCGCATGGGAGGCGATCGATCGCTTCCACACCCACGTCAACCTCCGAGAGTACGCCCGCATCTACGAAGAGGCGGACCCCGAGTTCCATGAATCCGCGACCGCGGAGCAGTTCGCCTCGGCCATGACCCAGCTCGAGACACAATACGGGAGACACCTCTCGTTCCAACGCGTCTCGATCGTGAAGACGGTGAACATCTCCGCGGCCCGCATCGAAGTGGTCGTGAACAGCCGCTACTCCAAGCGCAGCGGCCAGGAACACTTCGTGTTCCGGCTCCGGGACGGGGTCGCGCTCATGACCCGCTACGACATGAACGAGATCGCCCCGCGGCCCTAGCTGCCCAGGTGCACCACGAGCTCGCGCTCGCTGCCGCGCCGGCGATGCTCCCAGAGATACACGCCTTGCCAGGTGCCCAGCGCCAGGTGGCTGCGCAGGATCGGGATCGAGAGCGAGGTCGCGGTGAGCGCGGCGCGCACGTGCGCAGGCATGTCGTCGGGGCCTTCGGTCACGTGGCGGTAGAGCGGGTCGCCTTCGGGCACCAGGCGCGCGAGGAAGGCCTCGAGGTCGCGGCGCACGTCGGGGTCGGCGTTCTCCTGGATCAGCAGGCTCGCCGACGTGTGGCGCACGAACACGGTGCACAGTCCCTCGGCGACGCCCGCCCCCCGCACGAGTGACTCGAGCTCGCGGGTCACTTCGTACAACCCCGGTCCCTTCGTGGAGACCGAGAGCTCCCGCACCATCGCTGCTAGCGGCCCGAGGAGCCGCGGCGCAGCGCGCTCGACACGGTCGAGGCGGCGCTCGTGGCCGAGTCACGCACGCGCGAGAGCAGGCGCTTGGCCCACACGAACTCGGTCGCGAGGATCGCCAGCCCGAGCGGCGCGACCACCAGCCCCGGCCCCGGCAGCACCAGCATGGCCACGCCGATCAAGAGCACCGTCCCGCCGATCACCAGCACCACCATGCGGCGCGCGGCGCGCAGCGTGAGTCGCGCGAGCTGCTCGAGCTCGGCGGGCACCACCGGCGAGCCGAGCCGCGCGGATTCGCGGCGCGCGCCCACCACGGAGGCCAGCGCGCCGATGCCCAGGATGCCCACGATCACGCCGAGCGAGGCCGTGGTCGGAATCTCCACGTGGTGCGCCAGGATCATCTTCACGCCCACGAACGCGAGCAAGAGCACCAGGCTCGCCTTCATGTAGCGGAAGTGCTCGATCATGGGCGCGAGCGCGAAATACAGGCTGCGCAGCCCGAGCACGGCGAAGACGTTCGAGCTGAACACCAGGAAGGGGTGACTCGTGACCGCGAAGATGGCCGGGATCGAGTCGATCGCGAACATCACGTCCGACGTCTCCACGAACATCAGCACCACGAACAGCCGGGTCGCCAGCCGCTTGCCCGACTGCCGGATGAAGAACTTGTGCTCGACGAAGTCGTCGTGGATCGGGTACAGGCGGCGCAGCGCGCAGTACAGCTTGTTCTGGTCGGGGTCGATGGACTCGCCGCTGGCCGAGAGCATGCGCGCGGCAGACACGATCAGGAGCGCCCCGAACACGTACGAGATCCACGCGAAGCGCGCGAGCAAGGCCGCCCCGGCACCGATCATGATGCCGCGGAACACGAGCGCGCCCAGCACGCCCCAGTACAAGACCCGGTGCTGGTAGGCGAGCGGCACGCGGAAGTAGCTGAAGATCAGCGCGATCACGACCACGTTGTCGAGTGAGAGCGAGTACTCGACCAGGTAGCCGGTCAGGTACTGGATGACCGCGCGCTTGCCGTCGAGGTGCACCGGCGCGTTCGTGGCGATGCCGGCCCAGTCGTGCTCGAACAGCGCGAAGACCGCGCCGCTGAACGCCATCGACAGCGAGACGTAGAACAGCGTCCAGACCAGCGCCTCGCGAGTGCTGATCACGCGCGGGGTCTTGTTGAAGACGCCGAGATCCATGGCCAGGAACACCAGGATCAGCGCCAGGAAACCAGCCCAGATCAGCACCGCCATGCGGTCAATGCTCCCCGCCGGCAATCGGCGCATCCCGCAGCGCCCGACTAAGCTCCTCGAAGCTCCGCGCGTGCGCAACCCGGTGGCGGGTCGAGGGACCGGCGAGGACCCGGGACGCGTCGGCCACGCCTCCTGGCTCGAGCAGCCCGAGCGCCGCGACCGGCGCCGCCAGGCCCGGCAGCAGCGGGCCGCTCATGGCGGAGGTCGCGAGCGCCATCACGGTCCGACGAGCCAACGGGGCGAAATCATTCCGTAGCGCAGCCTAAACGATCGCGAGGAGCAGGCTCGCCATCACGCCCGGAAGAGCGGATCAGCGCTCGTCGATCGGGACGTACACCTCACCCACCGGGCCCACGTACTTGCCGCGCGGGCGGTAGATGCGGTTGTTCTGGTACTGCTCGAGCACGTGCGCGCACCAGCCCGAGATACGGCTGGTCGCGAACACGGGCGTGAACAGGTCGATCGGGATGCCCATGCTGTAGTAGACCGACGCGGAGTAGAAGTCGACGTTGCAGATCAGGCCCTTCTTCTGCTGCATGAGCTCCTCGAGCCGGGCGCTCATCTCGTACAGCTCGGGGTGACCGTTCTCGCGCGTGATCTCCTGACTCATCTTCTTCAGGATCTTGGCGCGGGGGTCGCCTTCCTTGTACACGCGGTGGCCGAAGCCCATGATCTTCTCGCCCGAGCGCAGCGTGTTGTCGAGCCAGCCCTCGAGCCGGTCGGGTGACTTGATCTCGAGCAGCATGCGCGCGACCTGCTCGTTGGCGCCGCCGTGGAGCGGCCCCTTCAGCGTGCCGATCGCGGCCATGACGCTCGAGTACAGGCCCGAGAGCGTGCTCGAAGTGACTCGCGCCGAGAACGCGGACGCGTTCAGCTCGTGGTCGGCGTGCAGCACCAGACAGGTGTCGAAGCGCCGCACGGTGGCTTCGTCGGGCTCCTCGCCCTTCAGCATGTAGAGGAAGTTCCAGGCGATCGACTTCTCGGGCAGCGGCTGCAGCGGCCATTGACCCGAGCGCACGCGCTGGTAGGCCGCCACGATCGTGCCGACGCGCGCCGACAGCCGCGTCGACTTGCGCAGCGTGGCGGCGGCGTTCACCAGGTTGGCGTCGGGGTCGTGCAGAGTGAGTCCCGCGATCACCGCGTGCAGGAAGTCCATCGGGTGCACGCGCGTGGGCAGGCCGTGGAACCAGCCGAAGGCCTCGGGCGGCAGCGCCATGGAGTGGTGCAGGTCGGTGCAGAACTCGTCGAGCTCGCGGCGCGTCGGCAGCCAGCCGTACCACAAGAGATACACGACCTCCTCGAAGCTCGCGTTCTGCGCGAGGTCCTCGATCGTGTAGCCGCGGTAGAGCAACGTCGTGCCCTCGATCGTGGAGATCGAGGTCGTGCACGTGACCACGCCCTCGAGCCCGCGGTCCAGCGCGCCCTCGTATTCCTGCACCTGGTCGCTCACCGTCGTCTCCCTTGGCCCCTACGCCCTATGAGACCGCAAACCCCGGTTCCCCGCCAGCCGGGCGTCGATGCGCCGCTGCAGGTAGGGCGAGAAGTAGCCGCGGTAGCGGTCCCAGAGCTCGGGGCGGGTCCAGTCCTCGCCCGTCACCTTGCCGCGGCAAGTGTCGGCGCCGCAGCCGCAGGTGAACTCGTCGTAGGGGGTGCCGTCGCTCATGGCGTAGTCGAAGCAGATCTCCTCGCCCGGCTCGAGCGCGCGCATGGCGACCAGCACGATCTGCCCGCGCAGGCCGCTGTTGGGCGCGCAGGAGTGGTTCACCCAGTCGGCGGGTCCGTCGTGACCCGACACGAGATACAGGTCCTCTTCGACCTGCAGCGTGAGCAGGCGCTGGGCGGGCGAGAGCGCCTCGAGCCGGCCGGCCGGGACGACCTCGCCGCCGAACACGACCAGCACCTCGTCGGCCGCGATCGGCTCGCGGGCCACGAGGGTCCGGCCCCCCTTTCCTGCGATGCGGCGTCCTTCGAGCTTCGGTGAGTGGTAAGACGTCGGTGGCGCGGGCACGTCGTCATCCTAGGAGACGGGCGACCGCTCGCGCCAGTCGTGCGAGAATCCCGGCATGGGGCGCGAGGACGAAGAGCTGGCCGAGGTCTCGGGCTGGATCCGCGGCGCGCAGCGCGTGGTGGTGCTGACCGGCGCGGGTATCTCGACCGAGTCAGGCATTCCCGACTTCCGCGGGCCGAACGGTCTTTGGACCAAGAACCCCGGCGCCGAGAAGATGGCCACCCTGTCGCACTACGTGGCCGACAAGTCGGTGCGCGAGCGCGCCTGGCAGCACCGGCTGAGCTCCGAGATGTGGACCGCCAAGCCGAACGCCGGCCACCACGCGCTGGTGCGGCTGGAGCAGGCGGGGAACCTGCACCTCCTGGTCACGCAGAACGTCGACGGGTTGCACGTCGCGGCGGGCAGCTCGCTCGGCAAGCTGGTCGAGATCCACGGCAACGTGCGCGAGGTGGTGTGCCTGGACTGCGGCGAGCGCGCAGCCATGGAGCGCGCGCTGGCGCGCGTGCGCGGCGGCGAGTCCGACCCGCCCTGCCGGAGCTGCGGGGGCATCCTGAAGTCGGCCACGATCTCGTTCGGCCAGGGTCTGGTCGAGCACGACCTGCGCCGCGCCGAGCGCGCCGCGAACGAGTGCGACCTGATGTTCGCGGTCGGCACCACCTTGTCGGTCTACCCGATCGCGGCGATCGTGCCGATCGCCAAGCGCGGGGGCGCGCGCGTGGTGATCCTGAACGCCGAGCCGACGGAAATGGACGACCTGGCCGACGCGGTGGTGCGCGGACCGATCGGGGCGCTCCTGCCCCGGCTGATCGACGGCGAGTGAGCCACTGACCCGCTTCGCGCTGGAAGTGAGCTCCGCGGCGGGCCCCGGCCCGGCCGGCGGCGTGGGCGGCGCGATCCGCGGCACGGTGGGCGCGCTGCTCGCCGACGACCCGGGCACCGAGTATCTGCTGTGCACGCGGCTCTCGCGCTGGCGCAAGGGCGAGCCGTGGCGGCCGGACGCGCCCAACGCGCGCCTGCGCCTCGCCGCCGACCCGTTGAACGGCCTCTTGCTGCGGGGCGCGAGCCTCTTCCATGCGCACGGCGTGTTCGTGCCCAGCACGCCGCGCGTGCCGAAGCTCGTCACGATCCACGACCTGAACGCCGTGCGAAACACCGAGTGGGTGAGCGAGCGCTGGCACGAGCGGCGCGGCGGGAAGATCGCCGACGCGGTGGCGCGCGCCGACCACGTGGTCACCTACAGCGCGTTCACGGCGGGCGAGGTGTGCGAGGAGTACGGCCTGCCGCGCGAGCGCGTGCACCCGGTGCACCTCGGGGTGGACTGCGCGCGCTTCCGCCCGCCCACGCCGGAGACCGTGGCAAAGACGCGCGAGGCGCACGGCGAGTACGTGATCGCGATCGGGCTGGTGTCGCGGCGCAAGAACTTCCCCGCGCTGGTCGAGGCGCTCGCCCGCCTGCCCCAGCTGCGGCTGGTGCTGGTCGGGCGCGGCTCGGACGGCGAGTCCGAGCTCGAGGAGTCACTCGAGCGCCACGGCCTGCGCGCGCGCACGACGCGCCTCTCCGGGCTGCCCGAGCCCGAGCTGGTGGCGCTGATCGGCGCGGCGCGCGCCTGCGCGGTGCCGAGCCTCTACGAGGGCTTCGGGCTGACCGTGCTCGAGGCCATGGCCTGCGGCACGCCGGTGGTGTGCTCGAATGCCGCGTCGCTGCCCGAAGCCGCGGGCGACGCGGCGCTTCTGGTCGACGCGCGCTCGCCCGAGGCGCTGGCGGACGCGCTCGCGCGAGTCACCCACGACTCCGACCTGGCGG
Coding sequences within:
- a CDS encoding citrate/2-methylcitrate synthase, with translation MSDQVQEYEGALDRGLEGVVTCTTSISTIEGTTLLYRGYTIEDLAQNASFEEVVYLLWYGWLPTRRELDEFCTDLHHSMALPPEAFGWFHGLPTRVHPMDFLHAVIAGLTLHDPDANLVNAAATLRKSTRLSARVGTIVAAYQRVRSGQWPLQPLPEKSIAWNFLYMLKGEEPDEATVRRFDTCLVLHADHELNASAFSARVTSSTLSGLYSSVMAAIGTLKGPLHGGANEQVARMLLEIKSPDRLEGWLDNTLRSGEKIMGFGHRVYKEGDPRAKILKKMSQEITRENGHPELYEMSARLEELMQQKKGLICNVDFYSASVYYSMGIPIDLFTPVFATSRISGWCAHVLEQYQNNRIYRPRGKYVGPVGEVYVPIDER
- a CDS encoding SET domain-containing protein, whose product is MPAPPTSYHSPKLEGRRIAGKGGRTLVAREPIAADEVLVVFGGEVVPAGRLEALSPAQRLLTLQVEEDLYLVSGHDGPADWVNHSCAPNSGLRGQIVLVAMRALEPGEEICFDYAMSDGTPYDEFTCGCGADTCRGKVTGEDWTRPELWDRYRGYFSPYLQRRIDARLAGNRGLRSHRA
- a CDS encoding Sir2 family NAD-dependent protein deacetylase, with protein sequence MGREDEELAEVSGWIRGAQRVVVLTGAGISTESGIPDFRGPNGLWTKNPGAEKMATLSHYVADKSVRERAWQHRLSSEMWTAKPNAGHHALVRLEQAGNLHLLVTQNVDGLHVAAGSSLGKLVEIHGNVREVVCLDCGERAAMERALARVRGGESDPPCRSCGGILKSATISFGQGLVEHDLRRAERAANECDLMFAVGTTLSVYPIAAIVPIAKRGGARVVILNAEPTEMDDLADAVVRGPIGALLPRLIDGE
- a CDS encoding glycosyltransferase family 1 protein, whose protein sequence is MSSAAGPGPAGGVGGAIRGTVGALLADDPGTEYLLCTRLSRWRKGEPWRPDAPNARLRLAADPLNGLLLRGASLFHAHGVFVPSTPRVPKLVTIHDLNAVRNTEWVSERWHERRGGKIADAVARADHVVTYSAFTAGEVCEEYGLPRERVHPVHLGVDCARFRPPTPETVAKTREAHGEYVIAIGLVSRRKNFPALVEALARLPQLRLVLVGRGSDGESELEESLERHGLRARTTRLSGLPEPELVALIGAARACAVPSLYEGFGLTVLEAMACGTPVVCSNAASLPEAAGDAALLVDARSPEALADALARVTHDSDLAGELRGRGLSRARAMSWTASARRLRAVYRAVAGA